One region of Juglans regia cultivar Chandler chromosome 4, Walnut 2.0, whole genome shotgun sequence genomic DNA includes:
- the LOC108992589 gene encoding 60S ribosomal protein L4 has protein sequence MAAARPLVTVQSLEGDMATDSLTTVHLPDVMKASIRPDIVTFVHANISKNKRQPYAVSKLAGHQTSAESWGTGRAVSRIPRVPGGGTHRAGQGAFGNMCRGGRMFAPTKIWRRWHRKVNVNLKRYAVVSAIAASAIPSLVLARGHRIESVPELPLVISDSAESVEKTSAALKVLQHIGAHPDAEKAKDSHSIRPGKGKMRNRRYINRKGPLIVYGTEGAKLVKAFRNIPGVDIVNVERLNLLKLAPGGHLGRFVIWTKSAFEKLDSIYGSFEKPSEKKKGYVLPRSKMLNADLSRIINSDEVQSVVKPIKKEVKRAPMKKNPLKNLNTLLKLNPYAKTARRMALLAEAERVKSKKEKLDKKRKPITKEEAIAIKSAGKAWYQTMVSDSDYTEFENFTKWLGVSQ, from the exons ATGGCCGCCGCCCGTCCTCTCGTCACTGTGCAATCACTAGAAGGAGACATGGCCACCGACTCCTTAACCACCGTTCACCTACCCGACGTCATGAAGGCCTCAATCCGACCTGACATCGTCACCTTCGTCCATGCCAACATATCCAAGAACAAACGGCAGCCGTACGCCGTATCAAAGCTTGCAGGCCACCAGACCTCCGCCGAGTCCTGGGGAACCGGACGCGCCGTTTCCCGTATCCCCCGTGTCCCCGGTGGTGGTACCCACCGCGCTGGTCAGGGTGCCTTCGGTAACATGTGCCGTGGAGGCCGCATGTTCGCCCCCACAAAGATCTGGCGCAGATGGCACCGCAAGGTCAACGTTAACCTCAAACGCTACGCCGTCGTTTCGGCCATCGCCGCTTCCGCCATCCCCTCCCTAGTTCTCGCCCGCGGCCACCGCATCGAGTCGGTACCTGAACTTCCTTTGGTGATCAGCGACTCTGCCGAGAGCGTGGAGAAGACCTCTGCAGCTCTCAAGGTCCTGCAGCATATCGGTGCTCATCCCGATGCCGAGAAGGCTAAGGACAGCCACTCGATCCGTCCAGGCAAAGGTAAGATGCGTAACCGCCGATACATCAATCGCAAGGGTCCACTGATTGTCTACGGGACAGAGGGGGCGAAGCTCGTGAAGGCTTTCCGGAATATTCCCGGAGTTGATATCGTGAACGTGGAGAGGTTGAACCTTCTAAAGCTCGCACCTGGTGGTCACCTCGGGAGGTTTGTGATCTGGACCAAGTCGGCCTTCGAGAAACTCGACTCTATCTACGGTTCATTCGAGAAGCCGTCGGAGAAGAAGAAGGGCTACGTGCTGCCTAGGTCCAAGATGCTTAACGCTGACTTGTCGAGGATTATCAACTCGGACGAGGTGCAGTCCGTGGTGAAGCCAATCAAGAAGGAGGTGAAGAGGGCGCCGATGAAGAAGAATCCACTCAAGAATCTCAACACGTTGCTGAAGTTGAACCCGTACGCCAAGACCGCCAGGAGGATGGCGCTTTTGGCGGAGGCGGAACGCGTCAAGTCCAAGAAGGAGAAGCTTGACAAGAAGAGGAAACCAATCACTAAG GAGGAGGCTATTGCAATCAAGTCTGCAGGGAAAGCATGGTACCAGACAATGGTCTCTGACAGTGATTATACCGAGTTTGAGAACTTCACAAAGTGGCTGGGAGTCTCCCAGTGA